The following proteins are encoded in a genomic region of Triticum dicoccoides isolate Atlit2015 ecotype Zavitan chromosome 1B, WEW_v2.0, whole genome shotgun sequence:
- the LOC119330051 gene encoding ABC transporter G family member 12-like: MGEGNGTAWAGALSPAARYAETGGASLTWENLTAVLPGSGGRPTKKLLQGLYGYAVPGRIVAIMGPSGSGKSTLLDSLSGRLARNVLQTGKVLLNGKKRRLDFGAVAYVTQENVLLGTLTVRETVTYSAQLRLPSSMSKAEVRRVVDDTLDEMGLRECAERPIGTWHLRGISGGEKKRLCIALEILTRPRLLFLDEPTSGLDSASAFSVIETLRTLAIDGGRTIVSSVHQPSSEVFALFDDLCLLSSGESVYFGDAKLAPQFFAETGFPCPSRRNPSDHFLRCVNSDFDDVATALKGSMKLQAEADLDPLLKYSTTEIRERLVDKYRISDYAMMVRNTIHEISKIEGVMEEAVKGSQATWCKQLRTLTKRSYINMYRDFGYYRLRIIIYVLMAICLGTIYYDVGNGYTAIQARASCGGFVSGFMTFMSIGGFPSFIEEMKVFSLERQNGHYGVAAYIISNFLSSMPFLLTMSWASASITYWMVKFRPGFSYFAFFALNLYGGVSVIESLMMIISALVPNFLMGLILGAGVIGIMMLTSGFFRLLPELPKIFWKYPVSYIVYGSWGLKGAYKNDLLGLEFEPMTPGREKLTGEFIITNMMGLSVSYSKWLDLAMIFILLLAYRITFFFVLKVKEAAAPYLRVAYTRFTVKRLERRASFRESLAMTSLSKRHNAPHPMAMQEGLNSPMQQY, from the exons ATGGGGGAGGGGAACGGGACTGCGTGGGCGGGGGCGCTGTCGCCGGCGGCGCGGTACGCGGAGACGGGAGGGGCGAGCTTGACATGGGAGAACCTAACGGCCGTGCTGCCTGGGTCCGGCGGCCGGCCGACCAAGAAGCTCTTGCAGGGGCTGTACGGCTACGCCGTGCCCGGCAGGATCGTCGCCATCATGGGGCCCTCCGGCTCCGGCAAGTCCACCCTCCTCGACTCCCTCTCCG GGAGGCTGGCGAGGAATGTGCTCCAAACCGGCAAGGTGCTGCTCAACGGCAAGAAGAGGCGGCTCGACTTTGGCGCGGTG GCGTACGTGACACAGGAGAACGTTCTGCTGGGCACGCTGACCGTCCGGGAGACGGTGACCTACTCGGCGCAGCTGCGGCTGCCGTCGAGCATGTCAAAGGCTGAGGTGCGCCGTGTCGTCGACGACACGCTGGATGAGATGGGCCTCCGGGAGTGCGCTGAGCGGCCCATCGGCACGTGGCACCTCCGGGGCATCAGCGGCGGCGAGAAGAAGCGTCTGTGCATCGCGCTGGAGATCCTCACCCGGCCGCGCCTCCTCTTCCTCGATGAGCCCACCAGCGGTCTCGACAGCGCCTCTGCCTTCTCCGTCATCGAGACGCTCCGCACACTTGCCATTGATGGCGGACGCACCATTGTCTCGTCGGTGCACCAGCCCAGCAGCGAGGTATTCGCGCTCTTCGACGATCTCTGCCTCCTCTCCAGTGGCGAGAGTGTCTACTTCGGGGATGCCAAGCTTGCACCACAG TTCTTTGCAGAAACCGGATTCCCCTGCCCGAGCCGGAGGAACCCTTCCGACCACTTCCTCCGGTGCGTCAATTCGGACTTCGACGATGTCGCCACGGCCCTGAAAGGATCCATGAAGCTCCAAGCA GAGGCAGATCTTGATCCCCTGTTGAAGTACTCGACTACGGAGATCCGAGAGCGGCTCGTGGATAAGTACCGGATCTCAGACTACGCCATGATGGTTAGGAACACAATACACGAGATAAGCAAAATA GAGGGTGTGATGGAGGAGgcagtgaagggcagccaagcgaccTGGTGCAAGCAGCTGCGCACGCTGACCAAGCGCTCCTACATCAACATGTACCGTGACTTCGGCTACTACAGGCTGCGCATCATCATCTACGTCCTGATGGCCATCTGCCTCGGTACCATCTACTACGACGTCGGCAACGGCTACACTGCGATCCAGGCGCGTGCCTCGTGCGGCGGCTTCGTCTCGGGCTTCATGACGTTCATGTCCATCGGCGGCTTCCCCTCCTTCATCGAGGAGATGAAGGTCTTCTCCCTCGAGCGGCAGAACGGCCACTACGGCGTCGCCGCCTACATCATCTCCAACTTCCTCTCCTCCATGCCGTTCCTGTTGACCATGTCCTGGGCCAGCGCCTCCATCACATACTGGATGGTCAAGTTCCGGCCAGGATTCAGCTACTTCGCCTTCTTCGCCCTCAACCTCTATGGTGGCGTCTCCGTCATCGAGAGCCTCATGATGATCATCTCCGCTCTTGTGCCCAACTTCCTCATGGGGCTCATCCTTGGCGCCGGCGTCATT GGGATCATGATGTTGACGTCTGGATTCTTCCGGCTCCTTCCAGAACTTCCCAAGATATTTTGGAAATACCCAGTGTCCTACATTGTCTACGGATCTTGGGGTTTGAAG GGTGCATACAAGAACGACCTGCTCGGGCTGGAGTTCGAGCCGATGACGCCGGGAAGGGAGAAGCTGACTGGCGAGTTCATCATCACCAACATGATGGGGCTGAGCGTCAGCTACTCCAAGTGGCTAGACCTAGCCATGATCTTCATACTCCTCCTGGCCTACCGCATcaccttcttcttcgtcctcaaggtCAAGGAGGCCGCCGCGCCCTACCTCCGCGTCGCCTACACGCGGTTCACCGTGAAGCGCCTTGAGCGGCGGGCGTCCTTCAGGGAGTCGCTGGCCATGACGTCCTTGTCCAAGCGGCACAACGCACCGCACCCCATGGCCATGCAGGAGGGGCTCAACTCCCCCATGCAGCAGTACTGA